The proteins below are encoded in one region of bacterium:
- a CDS encoding helix-turn-helix domain-containing protein has product MNDTRDYGAIYIGGEKNANQVMTSVEAAEYLKMHVKTVCRLAKEGKIPAKKVGSEWRFLRRVLDNWLSMELV; this is encoded by the coding sequence ATGAACGACACCAGGGATTACGGCGCCATCTACATCGGCGGCGAGAAGAACGCGAACCAGGTCATGACCTCGGTCGAGGCCGCCGAGTATCTGAAGATGCACGTCAAGACGGTCTGCCGCCTGGCCAAGGAAGGGAAGATCCCGGCCAAGAAGGTCGGCAGCGAGTGGCGCTTCCTGCGCAGGGTGCTGGACAACTGGCTATCCATGGAGCTGGTCTGA
- a CDS encoding alpha/beta fold hydrolase — MAASEETQKRDPRQLSQLALTAWEMEQEPVGAGDARSRSSLLRAHARLQAEIEAVTGIVADQRSRLRVRDDAEEGVLLIHGSTGSPADLAGLAEHLFDSGFQVYSMLLPGHGTGTEGLPTVMWKSCLNEVSLRYRILSRACRRVHVVGFSFGAALAILLTQNEHPSTLSLLAPALVPKVTFWTRLMIALGLHRLPVLRRRIGWNLEVFEAMEKAKGQIGKLKLPVYAAHCEDDERIDAASLRHLQKKVHNKSSRFRLYQTGGHMILEAHGPSSLHGEVLQFIRTKPRQHS, encoded by the coding sequence TTGGCGGCATCCGAAGAAACCCAGAAGCGCGATCCCCGCCAGCTCTCTCAGCTCGCCTTGACGGCCTGGGAGATGGAGCAGGAGCCGGTCGGGGCCGGTGACGCCAGGTCCCGCTCGTCGCTGCTGCGTGCGCACGCCCGTCTGCAGGCCGAGATCGAGGCTGTCACCGGCATCGTCGCCGATCAACGTTCCCGTCTGCGCGTGCGGGACGATGCCGAAGAGGGTGTGCTGCTGATTCACGGCTCCACGGGTAGTCCGGCCGATCTGGCGGGTCTGGCCGAACATCTGTTCGACAGCGGCTTCCAGGTCTACAGCATGCTCCTGCCCGGCCACGGCACGGGCACCGAAGGTCTGCCGACGGTCATGTGGAAGAGCTGTCTCAACGAGGTGTCGCTGCGTTATCGGATCCTGTCGCGCGCCTGCCGCCGCGTGCACGTGGTGGGCTTCAGCTTCGGCGCCGCCCTGGCCATCCTGCTGACACAGAACGAGCACCCGTCTACCCTCTCCCTGCTGGCGCCGGCCCTGGTTCCCAAGGTCACGTTCTGGACCCGCCTGATGATCGCCCTGGGCCTGCATCGCCTGCCCGTGCTGCGCCGCCGGATCGGCTGGAACCTGGAGGTCTTCGAGGCCATGGAGAAGGCGAAAGGTCAGATCGGCAAGCTCAAGCTGCCCGTGTACGCCGCGCACTGCGAGGACGACGAGCGCATAGACGCCGCTTCCCTGCGGCACCTCCAGAAGAAGGTCCACAACAAGTCTTCCAGATTCCGCCTCTACCAGACGGGCGGACACATGATCCTGGAGGCCCACGGCCCGTCGTCCCTGCACGGCGAGGTGCTCCAGTTCATCAGGACCAAGCCCCGTCAGCATTCATAA
- a CDS encoding HAD-IIA family hydrolase, with amino-acid sequence MSRTPQSRCYLIDIEGVLVRDKRYEPVPGSVAWFNGLGDKGCGRILVSNNTTHAPEDLASALRGVGFAVAPEDLVTALAVGARLLEGWGKTRILWLGSPGMADWWREAGFTLVTGGRCDAVVLGANPDLGPSDLQGALAALLDHDAELVALHRNMFYLDGRGERRFGPGFACAGLSGVARRDPVVVGKPQERIYRQALEKIGGRAEEALFISDDPVNDLVTAKKLGMTTAFVLSGKYPDHAVLGRMDQQDWPDIIADTPAAIDAAESGTGGATMDGE; translated from the coding sequence ATGAGTCGTACTCCGCAATCACGCTGCTACCTCATCGACATCGAAGGCGTGCTGGTGCGCGACAAGCGCTACGAGCCCGTGCCGGGATCGGTGGCGTGGTTCAACGGGCTTGGTGACAAGGGGTGCGGCCGGATCCTGGTCAGCAACAATACCACCCATGCGCCGGAAGACCTGGCGTCCGCCCTGCGTGGCGTGGGATTCGCGGTCGCGCCGGAAGACCTGGTGACGGCCCTGGCAGTCGGGGCCCGGCTGCTCGAGGGGTGGGGGAAGACACGCATACTCTGGCTGGGCTCGCCGGGTATGGCAGACTGGTGGCGCGAAGCCGGGTTCACGCTCGTCACCGGCGGCCGCTGCGATGCGGTGGTGCTGGGCGCCAACCCCGATCTCGGGCCGTCGGACCTGCAGGGAGCCCTGGCCGCACTGCTGGATCACGACGCCGAGCTGGTCGCGCTCCACCGGAACATGTTCTATCTGGACGGCCGGGGTGAGCGTCGATTCGGCCCCGGCTTCGCCTGCGCGGGCCTGTCCGGGGTAGCGCGTCGCGATCCCGTCGTCGTGGGCAAGCCGCAGGAGCGGATTTACCGCCAGGCGCTGGAAAAGATTGGCGGCAGGGCCGAGGAAGCCCTATTTATCTCGGATGATCCGGTGAACGACCTGGTCACCGCCAAGAAGCTCGGCATGACCACGGCTTTCGTGCTCTCTGGCAAGTATCCGGATCACGCGGTGCTGGGTCGGATGGACCAGCAGGACTGGCCCGACATCATCGCCGACACGCCTGCCGCGATCGACGCGGCCGAGTCCGGTACGGGCGGCGCAACCATGGACGGAGAATGA
- a CDS encoding DUF3524 domain-containing protein, with amino-acid sequence MRILFLEPYDGGSHRSFREGLARHSRHSIMALTLPARFWKWRMRGAAVWFADRIAADGATADLIIATDFLNAADLRGLLRPPMDRTPLLLYMHENQLTYPLSPEEEFDFHFGFTNILSCLAADRVLFNSAFHRDLFLGSLPGYLARMPEAVPRGVRPRLEAKSGVMPVGLERTPHPAGSFAPYLGGACTVGTGPGWPRDGRTHVILWNHRWEFDKRPEMFAGVMSRLADAGRRFRLLLLGETRQRDEVFAGLRARLADRIDACGFVPAHGAYERLLESADIVVSCAAQEYFGISVAEAVHAGAYPVLPREQVYPSLYGDRCRGRHFYAGEDELVSLLDELLAGDACGHVCSLPLDCDAYCWQRLAPQFDEVFEEVSGS; translated from the coding sequence TTGCGAATCCTCTTTCTGGAGCCCTACGACGGCGGATCCCACCGTTCGTTCCGCGAAGGTCTCGCCCGTCACTCCCGCCATTCCATCATGGCCCTGACCCTGCCGGCGCGTTTCTGGAAGTGGCGCATGCGCGGAGCGGCGGTCTGGTTCGCCGACCGCATCGCCGCGGACGGCGCGACGGCCGACCTGATCATCGCGACCGACTTCCTGAACGCGGCCGACCTGCGGGGTCTGTTGAGACCGCCGATGGACCGGACGCCCCTGCTGCTCTACATGCACGAGAACCAGCTGACCTACCCGCTGTCGCCGGAAGAGGAATTCGATTTCCACTTCGGCTTCACCAACATCCTGAGTTGCCTGGCGGCCGATCGTGTGCTTTTCAACTCGGCGTTCCACAGGGACCTGTTCCTGGGTTCCCTGCCCGGCTACCTGGCCCGGATGCCCGAGGCGGTGCCCCGGGGCGTGAGGCCGCGCCTGGAGGCGAAAAGCGGCGTGATGCCGGTCGGCCTGGAGCGCACCCCGCACCCCGCCGGAAGCTTCGCCCCCTACCTGGGCGGCGCCTGCACCGTCGGGACGGGGCCCGGCTGGCCGCGCGACGGGCGCACCCATGTCATCCTGTGGAACCATCGCTGGGAGTTCGACAAGAGGCCGGAGATGTTCGCCGGCGTCATGTCGAGGCTCGCCGACGCCGGTCGTCGGTTCCGCCTCCTGCTGCTGGGCGAGACCCGGCAGAGGGACGAGGTCTTCGCCGGACTGCGCGCTCGACTCGCGGATCGCATCGACGCCTGCGGTTTCGTGCCGGCGCACGGGGCGTACGAGCGGTTGCTGGAGTCGGCGGACATCGTGGTGAGCTGCGCCGCCCAGGAGTATTTCGGCATCTCCGTCGCGGAGGCCGTGCATGCCGGGGCCTATCCGGTCCTGCCCCGCGAACAGGTCTATCCCTCTCTCTACGGCGACCGGTGTCGGGGACGCCATTTCTACGCGGGGGAGGACGAATTGGTGTCCTTGCTGGACGAGTTGCTGGCGGGCGACGCCTGCGGTCATGTCTGCTCGCTCCCGCTCGACTGCGACGCTTACTGCTGGCAACGCCTGGCCCCGCAATTCGACGAGGTGTTCGAGGAGGTGTCCGGATCATGA